Proteins from a single region of Gordonia hongkongensis:
- the hemQ gene encoding hydrogen peroxide-dependent heme synthase: MSRLDYAELNSTIRYLMFSVFAVRPGELGADRDQAKSDAADFFKSLEDTGVVVRGVYDVSGLRADADFMIWWHAEDVEPIQAAYAKFRRETVLGRACNAVWSNVALHRPAEFNKSHIPAFLAGEDPGNYICVYPFVRSYEWYLLPDEERRKMLADHGKAARAYKDVRANTVSSFALGDYEWLLAFEAPELHRIVDLMRDLRATEARMHVREETPFFTGPRVEVPALIDALP; this comes from the coding sequence ATGAGCCGCTTGGATTACGCAGAACTCAACTCGACGATCCGCTACCTGATGTTCTCGGTGTTCGCGGTCCGCCCAGGTGAACTGGGTGCTGATCGCGATCAGGCCAAATCCGACGCCGCGGACTTCTTCAAGTCCCTCGAGGACACCGGCGTCGTCGTCCGCGGTGTCTACGACGTGTCGGGTCTGCGCGCCGACGCCGACTTCATGATCTGGTGGCACGCCGAGGACGTCGAGCCGATCCAGGCCGCCTACGCGAAGTTCCGTCGCGAGACCGTTCTGGGACGGGCGTGCAACGCGGTGTGGAGCAACGTCGCGCTGCACCGGCCCGCCGAGTTCAACAAGAGCCACATCCCGGCGTTCCTCGCGGGCGAGGACCCCGGCAACTACATCTGCGTGTACCCGTTCGTGCGGTCCTACGAGTGGTACCTGCTGCCCGACGAGGAGCGGCGCAAGATGCTCGCCGACCACGGCAAGGCAGCGCGCGCGTACAAGGACGTCCGCGCCAACACGGTGTCGTCGTTCGCGCTGGGCGACTACGAGTGGCTGCTGGCCTTCGAGGCGCCCGAGCTGCACCGCATCGTCGACCTCATGCGTGATCTGCGCGCCACCGAGGCGCGGATGCACGTCCGCGAGGAGACGCCGTTCTTCACCGGCCCACGGGTCGAGGTGCCGGCGCTGATCGACGCGCTGCCCTGA
- the hemG gene encoding protoporphyrinogen oxidase, translating to MSPRVRIAIVGGGISGLTAAYRLRRALGPDAHLDLLEASGRVGGVLHTTTVGGRAVDVGAEAFIVRRPEALELVTELGLADRIVSPTPRRPAVWSGKRLHPLPSPALMGIPAGPAVVDGLADPEDVDRMSGEPDRSMRWEAGNDTSVGQLVADRFGPSVVARSVDPMLGGVYSSLADDIGVREALPALATRLDAGAPSLTAAVGDLIAAGAGASGPVFGALVGGYQILLDALRTAAGIEPEISCPVTEVTPSGAGWVLDFGTARDPRPYDAVLLAVPAWRAGELLGRSAPDLSAPLRAVRGASSVVVSIALAPGTELPDHSGVLVGTGEGLRAKAFTFSSQKWAHMSDAGRPVSVRASFGRFGAVVPDETAEPGVDDRLRREALEDLDEVCRAAGVAPVSSRVVDAYVQRWDDGLPVYAPGHLAAMSQVLAARPSRLALAGSSYAGVGVPACIGRAGRAAAELLADLT from the coding sequence ATGTCCCCGCGGGTCCGAATCGCGATCGTCGGCGGCGGGATCTCCGGTCTGACCGCCGCCTACCGCCTTCGTCGTGCGCTCGGGCCCGACGCGCACCTCGACCTGCTCGAGGCCTCCGGACGGGTGGGCGGGGTCCTGCACACCACGACGGTGGGCGGTCGGGCCGTCGACGTCGGGGCCGAGGCGTTCATCGTCCGGCGACCCGAGGCGCTCGAACTCGTCACCGAACTGGGCCTCGCCGACCGGATCGTCTCGCCGACGCCGCGCCGTCCCGCGGTGTGGTCGGGTAAGCGGTTGCATCCGTTGCCCAGTCCGGCGCTGATGGGCATCCCGGCCGGACCGGCCGTCGTCGACGGTCTCGCCGACCCCGAGGACGTCGACCGCATGTCCGGTGAACCCGACCGTTCGATGCGGTGGGAAGCCGGGAACGATACGTCGGTCGGGCAGCTGGTCGCCGACCGGTTCGGGCCCTCGGTGGTGGCGCGCAGCGTCGACCCGATGCTCGGGGGTGTGTACTCCAGTCTCGCCGACGACATCGGGGTCCGCGAGGCGCTACCGGCGCTGGCCACGCGCCTCGACGCGGGCGCGCCGTCGCTCACCGCTGCCGTCGGCGACCTCATCGCCGCGGGGGCCGGGGCCTCGGGGCCGGTCTTCGGCGCCCTCGTGGGCGGATACCAAATCCTCCTTGACGCCCTGCGGACCGCGGCCGGCATCGAACCCGAGATCTCGTGTCCGGTCACCGAAGTCACTCCGTCTGGGGCCGGGTGGGTGCTCGACTTCGGTACGGCTCGTGACCCGCGACCGTACGACGCCGTGCTCCTGGCCGTGCCGGCCTGGCGGGCGGGGGAGCTACTGGGTCGGTCCGCGCCGGACCTGTCTGCGCCGTTGCGCGCGGTCCGGGGCGCCTCGTCGGTGGTGGTGTCGATCGCGCTCGCGCCGGGGACCGAGCTGCCCGATCACTCCGGTGTGCTGGTGGGGACCGGAGAAGGGTTGCGCGCCAAGGCTTTCACGTTCAGCTCGCAGAAGTGGGCGCATATGTCGGATGCGGGCCGGCCGGTCTCGGTGCGGGCGTCGTTCGGACGGTTCGGTGCGGTGGTACCGGATGAGACGGCCGAACCCGGCGTCGACGACCGGCTGCGTCGTGAGGCACTCGAGGACCTCGACGAGGTGTGCCGCGCCGCCGGTGTCGCGCCGGTGTCGTCGCGGGTCGTCGACGCATACGTGCAGCGTTGGGACGACGGATTGCCGGTCTATGCGCCCGGGCACCTCGCGGCGATGTCGCAGGTGCTGGCCGCGCGGCCGTCGCGTCTGGCCTTGGCCGGGTCGTCGTATGCCGGTGTCGGGGTGCCGGCCTGTATCGGCCGGGCCGGCCGCGCGGCGGCCGAACTGCTGGCAGATCTGACGTGA
- the zapE gene encoding cell division protein ZapE — protein sequence MVARLCDRNPATSPDALIDEMVPPSTFDDVSFDSYIPDPNEPSQAEAVAKARDFVARASKARSGKKGLFSRKAPAQGVGLYLDGGFGVGKTHLLASIYHSMPAPKSFATFVEVTHVVGALGFVNAVERLSQHTVLCIDEFELDDPGDTMLVSRLLTELTAKGVSIVATSNTLPGQLGEGRFAAQDFLREIRKLSSVFETIRVDGPDYRHRDLPPAPEPRSESELTEIAESTDGATLDDFDALCDHLSTLHPSKYKDLVDGVSLVCISGVHPAEDQSVALRLVVLADRLYDAHIPVTVSGAKLDEIFTEEMLAGGYRKKYLRATSRLLALSRFAESAA from the coding sequence ATGGTGGCCCGACTCTGCGATCGCAACCCTGCGACCTCGCCCGACGCACTCATCGACGAGATGGTGCCCCCGTCGACCTTCGACGACGTGAGCTTCGACTCCTACATCCCCGACCCCAACGAGCCGTCGCAGGCCGAGGCGGTGGCCAAGGCGCGCGACTTCGTGGCGCGGGCGTCGAAGGCGCGCTCGGGCAAGAAGGGCCTGTTCTCCCGGAAGGCGCCGGCCCAAGGGGTCGGTCTGTACCTCGACGGCGGCTTCGGCGTCGGCAAGACCCACCTGCTGGCGTCGATCTACCACTCGATGCCCGCACCGAAGTCGTTCGCCACGTTCGTCGAGGTCACACACGTGGTCGGCGCGCTGGGCTTCGTGAACGCCGTCGAGCGGCTCTCGCAGCACACGGTGCTGTGTATCGACGAGTTCGAGCTCGACGACCCGGGCGACACGATGCTCGTCTCCCGGCTGCTGACCGAACTCACCGCCAAGGGCGTGTCGATCGTCGCCACCTCCAACACGCTCCCCGGCCAGCTGGGGGAGGGCCGGTTCGCCGCCCAGGACTTCCTACGGGAGATCCGCAAGCTGTCCTCGGTGTTCGAGACGATCCGCGTCGACGGTCCCGATTATCGTCACCGCGATCTGCCGCCGGCGCCGGAGCCGCGCAGCGAGTCCGAACTGACCGAGATCGCCGAGTCCACCGACGGCGCGACCCTCGACGACTTCGACGCATTGTGCGACCACCTCAGCACCCTGCACCCGTCGAAGTACAAGGACCTCGTCGACGGCGTCTCCCTGGTCTGCATCTCTGGGGTGCACCCGGCCGAGGACCAGTCGGTCGCCCTGCGCCTGGTGGTGCTCGCCGACCGTCTCTACGACGCCCACATCCCGGTGACCGTCTCGGGCGCGAAGCTCGACGAGATCTTCACCGAGGAGATGCTCGCCGGCGGTTACCGCAAGAAGTACCTACGCGCCACGTCGCGCCTGCTGGCTCTCTCGCGGTTCGCGGAGTCGGCGGCCTGA
- a CDS encoding alpha/beta hydrolase has protein sequence MPRAHTPAVGAAPNSRPRALAGVVAGVIAAIVLSSCAVGPDRGPDLIPGGGGQEGPAPSSSTAPPAPALAVPKTDLEWSECAAETSERYGVPRPDGVTIECAEYDSPIDRDQPDGEVVSIAVTRARTADTPPDAAPLVLTSGSDLPSSRTLMVMTAGQGRAFLSSHPVVAVDHRGIPLSSDIDCMTRLERTTIANNGLVDRATTTDARISRLSTAASSASDGCTETLTPYQLSFGAANAAADLESLRQRWGVEHLGLIGTGEGSDVVLTYASLYGGRAGRIILDTPTPFGANARDRAQSQARGVQVALQGFAQRCSALPGCALGSNGVATMTRMLGKARAGDLESLSDTAALEAITTTLALAPDRPQSLLDLADAIAAADRGQTAALVRLADRAATLRLPDGALVSRCNDVTGPVGQNEVPGLVDAWSKQNPLTGANSALSLVRCNGWASGNPVRPPTSLPADPLILNGTRDPINGGEGANALVPLFMNAEAEPVTVTWDGLGYSVLGRSACAAEVVAEYVDRAPLQGPTQRGCPT, from the coding sequence ATGCCAAGAGCGCACACCCCGGCCGTCGGCGCAGCACCGAACTCCCGCCCGAGGGCTCTCGCGGGTGTGGTCGCCGGCGTGATCGCGGCGATAGTCCTGTCCTCTTGTGCCGTCGGTCCCGACCGTGGCCCCGACCTGATCCCGGGCGGCGGCGGTCAGGAGGGACCGGCACCGTCGTCGTCGACCGCTCCCCCCGCCCCCGCGCTCGCGGTACCGAAGACCGATCTCGAGTGGAGCGAGTGCGCCGCCGAGACGAGCGAACGATACGGGGTGCCCCGTCCGGACGGCGTGACGATCGAATGCGCCGAATACGACTCGCCCATCGACCGCGACCAGCCCGACGGCGAGGTCGTGTCGATCGCGGTGACGCGCGCCCGGACCGCGGACACCCCACCCGACGCTGCGCCGCTCGTCCTCACCTCCGGTTCCGATCTGCCGTCGTCGCGGACCCTGATGGTGATGACCGCCGGCCAGGGCCGGGCGTTCCTCTCCTCGCACCCCGTGGTCGCGGTCGACCACCGCGGCATCCCGCTCAGCAGCGACATCGACTGCATGACCCGACTGGAACGCACGACGATCGCCAACAACGGCCTCGTCGACCGCGCCACGACGACGGACGCGCGGATCTCGCGCCTGTCCACGGCCGCGTCATCGGCCTCGGACGGGTGCACGGAGACGCTCACCCCCTACCAACTGAGTTTCGGGGCCGCGAACGCCGCCGCGGACCTCGAGTCCCTGCGGCAGCGCTGGGGCGTCGAACATCTCGGGCTCATCGGCACCGGTGAGGGTTCCGACGTCGTGCTCACCTACGCGTCCCTGTACGGCGGACGTGCCGGGCGGATCATCCTCGACACCCCGACCCCGTTCGGCGCGAACGCCCGGGATCGCGCACAGTCCCAGGCGCGGGGCGTCCAGGTGGCGCTCCAGGGCTTCGCACAGCGGTGCTCGGCGTTACCGGGCTGCGCGCTCGGGTCCAACGGGGTCGCGACGATGACCCGCATGCTGGGCAAGGCACGGGCGGGCGACCTCGAGTCGCTCTCCGACACGGCCGCGCTCGAGGCGATCACCACGACCCTGGCCCTGGCGCCGGACCGCCCGCAATCGTTGCTCGACCTCGCAGATGCCATCGCAGCGGCCGACCGCGGACAGACCGCGGCGCTGGTCCGGCTCGCCGATCGCGCCGCGACCCTGCGGCTCCCCGACGGCGCCCTGGTGTCCCGCTGCAACGACGTGACCGGCCCGGTCGGACAGAACGAGGTGCCGGGTCTGGTGGACGCGTGGTCCAAGCAGAACCCCCTCACCGGCGCCAACAGCGCGCTGTCACTCGTCCGGTGCAACGGCTGGGCGTCGGGCAATCCGGTCCGGCCACCCACGTCGCTGCCCGCCGACCCGTTGATCCTCAACGGGACGCGCGACCCGATCAACGGTGGCGAGGGAGCCAATGCTCTGGTGCCGCTGTTCATGAACGCCGAGGCCGAGCCGGTGACCGTCACCTGGGACGGCCTGGGGTATTCGGTCCTGGGACGCAGTGCGTGCGCCGCCGAGGTCGTCGCGGAGTACGTCGATCGGGCACCGCTGCAGGGTCCGACCCAGCGAGGCTGCCCCACCTGA
- a CDS encoding HRDC domain-containing protein, protein MNDSAPGDAAENPIEPDPAPEVTPLLRPADGVPPVLATATEFADAAAALAAGDGPIAVDTERASGYRYSQRAYLIQIKRRGSGSFLLDPIGDPGALAPVIDAMRGPEWVLHAADQDLPCLRELGFECVELYDTELAGRLLGLAKVNLAAMVAEFLGLGLLKGHGAADWSRRPLPDEWLNYAALDVEVLVELRDAMDAALAEAGKDGWAREEFAYVLGRPPAPPRTDRWRKTSNVHTVKSTRALAAVRELWTAREELAQRRDVAPGRVLPDTAIVNAATVNPQSIAELTKLPVFGGPRQRRQAGIWMSALQRAREIPDSKLPSRKSTGPGLPPVSRWDQRNPEAAARLQAVRPVLKQIAEDHTLPVENLLAPDVMRQLCWDGLPEPITTEALNAHLAAAGARTWQRTLCAEALTEALLDAARPGPTAAAE, encoded by the coding sequence GTGAACGACTCCGCCCCCGGGGATGCGGCCGAGAACCCGATCGAGCCGGACCCCGCGCCGGAGGTCACCCCGTTGCTCCGGCCGGCCGACGGCGTGCCCCCGGTACTGGCGACCGCCACCGAATTCGCCGACGCGGCAGCCGCTCTGGCAGCCGGCGACGGGCCGATCGCCGTCGACACCGAACGCGCGTCGGGCTACCGGTACTCGCAACGCGCCTATCTGATCCAGATCAAACGACGCGGATCGGGGAGCTTCCTGCTGGACCCGATCGGTGATCCCGGCGCGCTGGCGCCCGTCATCGACGCGATGCGCGGACCGGAATGGGTGCTGCACGCGGCCGATCAGGACCTCCCGTGCCTTCGCGAACTCGGTTTCGAGTGCGTTGAACTGTACGACACCGAGCTGGCCGGACGCCTCCTGGGCCTGGCCAAGGTCAACCTCGCCGCGATGGTGGCGGAGTTCCTCGGGCTGGGACTCCTCAAGGGACACGGCGCCGCCGACTGGTCGCGCCGCCCGCTGCCCGACGAATGGCTGAACTACGCCGCGCTCGACGTCGAGGTCCTCGTCGAACTGCGCGACGCCATGGACGCCGCACTCGCGGAAGCGGGCAAGGACGGCTGGGCGCGAGAGGAATTCGCGTACGTCCTGGGCCGGCCACCGGCACCGCCGCGCACCGACCGGTGGCGCAAGACGTCGAACGTGCACACCGTGAAGTCCACCCGCGCGCTCGCCGCGGTCCGCGAATTGTGGACCGCGCGTGAGGAACTGGCGCAGCGTCGGGATGTCGCGCCCGGACGTGTCCTGCCCGACACGGCCATCGTCAACGCCGCGACCGTGAACCCTCAGTCCATCGCCGAACTCACCAAGCTGCCGGTCTTCGGCGGCCCGCGTCAGCGCCGTCAGGCCGGGATCTGGATGTCCGCGCTGCAGCGGGCGCGCGAGATCCCCGACAGCAAGCTGCCCTCGCGGAAGTCGACCGGACCGGGCCTGCCCCCGGTCAGCCGGTGGGATCAGCGCAACCCGGAGGCCGCGGCGCGGCTGCAGGCGGTCCGGCCGGTGCTCAAACAGATCGCCGAAGACCACACCCTGCCGGTGGAGAACCTCCTCGCACCCGACGTGATGCGACAGCTGTGCTGGGACGGGTTGCCGGAACCGATCACGACCGAGGCGCTCAATGCACATCTGGCCGCCGCCGGCGCCCGCACGTGGCAACGGACGCTCTGTGCGGAGGCCCTGACCGAGGCCCTCCTCGACGCCGCCCGACCAGGGCCGACGGCGGCCGCCGAGTAG
- a CDS encoding glycosyltransferase family 87 protein — MANLDRYLYPPMSAQRIIPMVLWPISLLMVVHRSVFLGVNGDRTDDFKPVYAAAYNFLNGLPVYGENYATVDPHYLYPPSGTLLMAPVAVIDYERARWAFIAASVIALLICAYLLTRMFGFAFNSWVMPTVLFFFFSTETVSHTLIFTNFNSFVLLGLLAFLMLMLSRHDWWAGVPMGLTLAVKPVLAPLMLLPLLNRQWRVFALAIVVPVVLTIVAWPLSIDADDFISRTVPYLGEARDYYNSSIAGNGAYFGVAPWLVLLLRVAFVAMAAFSLWFLYRYYRRTNELLWITASSGVLLCTTFLVGSLGQGYYSMLLFPLLMTVLLPGSPMRNWPAWLGVYGCMTFDGFYSDRWTAFGWMVEYNKVTWGWSLLMIAVFCSLLFRYLDMRSDGVAGMVPPVRSETDAPSVPATETATSTSETVGLSK, encoded by the coding sequence GTGGCCAATCTCGACAGGTATCTCTATCCCCCGATGAGTGCTCAGCGGATCATCCCGATGGTCCTGTGGCCGATCAGCCTGCTCATGGTCGTGCACCGCTCGGTGTTCCTCGGGGTCAACGGTGACCGCACCGACGACTTCAAACCGGTGTACGCCGCGGCCTACAACTTCCTCAACGGCCTGCCGGTCTACGGCGAGAACTATGCGACGGTCGACCCGCACTACCTCTACCCGCCGTCGGGCACCCTGCTGATGGCGCCGGTCGCCGTCATCGACTACGAGCGCGCGCGCTGGGCCTTCATCGCCGCGAGCGTCATCGCGTTGCTGATCTGCGCCTACCTGCTCACCCGGATGTTCGGGTTCGCGTTCAACTCGTGGGTCATGCCGACGGTCCTGTTCTTCTTCTTCAGCACCGAGACCGTCTCGCACACACTGATCTTCACGAACTTCAACTCGTTCGTGCTCCTCGGCCTGCTCGCCTTCCTGATGCTGATGCTCAGCCGGCACGACTGGTGGGCCGGTGTGCCGATGGGCCTCACCCTCGCGGTGAAACCGGTACTGGCGCCACTGATGCTGCTTCCCCTCCTCAACCGGCAGTGGCGGGTGTTCGCGCTCGCCATCGTGGTTCCGGTCGTCCTGACGATCGTCGCCTGGCCCTTGTCGATCGACGCCGACGACTTCATCAGCCGGACCGTCCCGTACCTCGGCGAGGCGCGCGACTACTACAACAGTTCGATCGCCGGCAACGGCGCGTACTTCGGCGTCGCACCCTGGCTGGTGCTGCTGCTCCGCGTCGCCTTCGTCGCGATGGCCGCGTTCTCGCTGTGGTTCCTGTACCGCTACTACCGCCGGACCAACGAGTTGCTGTGGATCACGGCATCGTCGGGAGTCCTGCTGTGCACGACCTTCCTCGTCGGTTCGCTCGGTCAGGGCTATTACTCGATGCTCCTGTTCCCGCTCCTGATGACGGTGCTCCTGCCCGGCTCGCCGATGCGCAACTGGCCCGCCTGGCTCGGGGTCTACGGGTGCATGACCTTCGACGGTTTCTACTCCGACCGCTGGACGGCGTTCGGCTGGATGGTCGAGTACAACAAGGTCACCTGGGGTTGGTCACTCCTGATGATCGCGGTGTTCTGCTCACTGCTGTTCCGCTACCTCGACATGCGGTCCGACGGGGTGGCCGGCATGGTGCCGCCGGTCCGTTCGGAGACCGACGCGCCGAGCGTCCCCGCCACCGAGACCGCGACTTCCACGAGCGAGACCGTGGGCCTGTCGAAATAG
- the msrB gene encoding peptide-methionine (R)-S-oxide reductase MsrB, translating into MTDSTPSTDAENLAELTDEQWRQRLTPAEYRVLRQAGTEAPFTGEYTDTKTVGIYRCRACNTELFRSEQKFESHCGWPSFFSPLAGDKIIEVEDNSLGMRRVEVLCANCKSHLGHVFAGEGYDTPTDLRYCINSISLTLEPAE; encoded by the coding sequence ATGACCGACAGCACCCCGTCGACCGACGCCGAGAATCTCGCCGAACTCACCGATGAGCAGTGGCGCCAGCGCCTGACGCCGGCCGAGTACCGTGTCCTCCGCCAGGCGGGCACCGAGGCGCCGTTCACCGGTGAATACACCGACACCAAGACCGTCGGCATCTACCGGTGCCGCGCCTGCAACACCGAACTGTTCCGTAGCGAGCAGAAGTTCGAATCGCACTGCGGCTGGCCGTCGTTCTTCTCCCCACTCGCCGGCGACAAGATCATCGAGGTCGAGGACAACTCGCTGGGCATGCGGCGCGTCGAGGTGCTCTGCGCGAACTGCAAGAGCCACCTCGGCCACGTCTTCGCCGGAGAGGGCTACGACACCCCCACCGATCTCCGGTATTGCATCAACAGCATCAGCCTGACGCTGGAACCGGCCGAGTAG
- the hemE gene encoding uroporphyrinogen decarboxylase, with protein sequence MSNATGTRVHRSNLPLVAAATGATPSRRPVWFMRQAGRSLPEYRAIRADHGMLESCFDAELVCEITMQPVRRHDVDAAILFSDIVVPLKAAGIDLDIVAGTGPVIAEPVRSPDAVSRIPRLEPAAVGSIARAIELLLGELGDQVALIGFAGAPFTLASYLIEGGPSRNYERTKAMMHGDPETWAELMARLADITIAFLRVQLEAGVDAIQLFDSWAGMLSAADYQRFVAPHSARVLAEVAGYGVPRIHFGVGTGELLAPMAHVGADVIGVDWRVPLEEAVRRVGPGRAVQGNLDPTLLFAGPDVVDAEVRRVVADGDRAIAAGAVGHIFNLGHGVLPGTDPDVLTRAVEVIHSL encoded by the coding sequence ATGTCGAACGCAACTGGTACCCGGGTCCATAGGTCGAACCTGCCGCTCGTCGCCGCGGCCACCGGCGCGACCCCGTCACGCCGGCCGGTGTGGTTCATGCGGCAAGCCGGTCGCTCGCTGCCCGAGTACCGGGCCATCCGCGCCGATCACGGCATGCTGGAGTCCTGCTTCGACGCCGAACTGGTCTGCGAGATCACCATGCAGCCCGTCCGCCGGCACGACGTCGACGCGGCGATCCTGTTCTCCGACATCGTGGTGCCGCTCAAGGCCGCCGGCATCGACCTCGACATCGTCGCGGGCACCGGGCCGGTGATCGCCGAGCCGGTGCGCTCGCCCGACGCGGTGTCGCGCATCCCGCGGCTGGAACCGGCAGCGGTCGGCTCGATCGCGCGGGCCATCGAACTACTCCTCGGCGAGCTGGGGGACCAGGTGGCGCTGATCGGCTTCGCCGGAGCGCCGTTCACCCTGGCCTCGTACCTCATCGAGGGCGGCCCGAGCCGCAACTACGAGCGGACCAAGGCGATGATGCACGGCGACCCGGAGACGTGGGCCGAGCTGATGGCGCGTCTCGCCGACATCACCATCGCGTTCCTGCGCGTCCAGCTGGAGGCCGGGGTCGACGCGATCCAGCTCTTCGACTCGTGGGCGGGCATGCTGTCGGCCGCCGACTACCAGCGTTTCGTCGCACCGCACAGCGCCCGTGTCCTGGCCGAGGTCGCCGGGTACGGCGTCCCGCGCATCCACTTCGGCGTCGGCACCGGTGAGCTGCTCGCCCCGATGGCGCATGTCGGTGCCGATGTCATCGGCGTCGACTGGCGTGTGCCGCTCGAGGAGGCCGTGCGCCGGGTGGGTCCGGGTAGGGCAGTGCAGGGCAACCTCGATCCGACACTGCTGTTCGCCGGCCCCGACGTCGTCGACGCCGAGGTCCGCCGGGTGGTCGCCGATGGCGACCGGGCGATCGCCGCCGGGGCGGTCGGGCACATCTTCAACCTCGGACACGGCGTGCTGCCCGGCACCGACCCGGACGTGCTGACCCGGGCCGTCGAAGTCATCCACAGCCTCTGA
- a CDS encoding SRPBCC family protein: MATVSVGIDSDLEPSAAWALASNLSRFDEWMTIFGGWRSPVPDTIAEGTTISSLIKVKGFRNVIHWTVTDYDEPRLIVLSGTGRGGVNIDLAMKVDEIADGSHFDLSAELSGGLLNGSVGRLVAKILESDVHKSISNLATLR; this comes from the coding sequence GTGGCCACAGTCTCCGTCGGCATCGACTCCGACCTCGAACCGAGCGCAGCATGGGCGCTCGCCAGCAACCTCTCGCGCTTCGACGAGTGGATGACCATCTTCGGCGGGTGGCGCTCGCCGGTCCCCGACACGATCGCCGAGGGCACCACCATCTCCTCCCTCATCAAGGTCAAGGGCTTCCGCAATGTGATCCACTGGACCGTCACCGATTACGACGAGCCGCGGCTCATCGTGCTGTCGGGAACCGGCCGCGGCGGGGTGAACATCGATCTGGCGATGAAGGTCGACGAGATCGCCGACGGTTCGCACTTCGACCTGTCGGCCGAGTTGTCCGGCGGTCTGCTCAACGGCTCGGTCGGCAGGCTCGTCGCCAAGATCCTGGAATCCGATGTGCACAAGTCGATCTCGAACCTGGCGACACTGCGCTGA
- a CDS encoding DUF3000 domain-containing protein: MTSSGAPDEPADFRAAVESLHAARVRREIEVGPIRPPQRLAPYSYAVGAEVRPPEDLDVVPTDSQGSAFGRLILLFDPAGQDAWNGTMRLVAFLQAEVEAALAMDPLLPEVAWSWLSDALGVPVGATATPDGSAHRVEVTALGGTVTSTTSVRYGDIAGPPRAHQLEVRASWTALSSDGLNNHLEAFCDVLASAAGLPPVGVTELGAT, from the coding sequence GTGACCTCTTCGGGAGCTCCGGACGAGCCTGCTGATTTCCGCGCAGCGGTGGAGTCGCTGCATGCTGCCCGGGTGCGCCGCGAGATCGAGGTCGGGCCCATCCGCCCGCCGCAGCGCCTGGCGCCGTACAGCTACGCCGTCGGCGCCGAGGTGCGCCCGCCCGAGGACCTCGACGTCGTGCCCACGGATTCGCAGGGAAGCGCCTTCGGGCGCCTCATCCTGCTGTTCGATCCCGCCGGACAGGACGCGTGGAACGGCACCATGCGCCTCGTCGCGTTCCTCCAGGCGGAGGTGGAGGCGGCCCTGGCCATGGATCCGCTGCTGCCCGAGGTGGCCTGGAGCTGGCTCAGCGACGCCCTCGGCGTCCCGGTGGGCGCGACCGCCACGCCCGACGGTTCCGCCCACCGCGTCGAGGTGACCGCGCTCGGCGGCACCGTCACCTCCACGACGTCGGTCCGGTATGGCGACATCGCCGGACCTCCGCGCGCACATCAGCTCGAGGTGCGCGCCTCGTGGACCGCCCTGAGCTCGGACGGCCTGAACAACCACCTCGAGGCGTTCTGCGACGTGCTCGCCTCCGCGGCCGGTCTCCCGCCGGTCGGGGTCACCGAACTCGGCGCGACGTGA